GAAATGGCCCTTGTAGATGCGCAGCCGGCCCGGACGCCCGTCCTCATAGGGCTCGCCGATGTGGCGCCCGTCCTCGTCATGGACGACGGCGGAGAAGTAGAGGCTGCCCTCGTCGACGATGTCCTTGAGCGTCACGAACATCCCGTTGATCAGCCCCAGATCGTTCTGGTTCTTCAGGCAGATGACCTTCTCGGCCGGTCCCGTGGGCAGCCAGGAGCCGCCGAGCCCAGCGGCCGCGCGCATGGCGTTGTTGATCTGCAGCCGCGTGGCGTTCAGCCCGCAGATCAGCTGGCCGCCGCGGAGTGCTTGCTCGGGTGTGATGTCGCCCTTGCGGAGCTTGGCGACATGGTCGTCGTAGACGCCGAAGCCGATCGGCCGGCCCTCGCGCGCCATGGTGGCGAGGCGGATGATCGCGCTCTCTGCCGCTTGGCGGTGGATCTCGGTCAGCATCACGTCCGGCTCGTCGCGGGTGAAGGCGCCTTCGCCCCGGATCGGCGGCAGCTGGCCGGGATCGCCGAGCACGAGGATCGGCTTGCCGAAGCTCATCAGGTCGCGCGCCATCTCCTCGCCGACCATCGACACCTCGTCGAGCACGATGAGCCGGGCGTCCGCGGCGTCGCTCTGTGGGTTCAGCGCAAAGCGTGGGTGCTTCATCGCAGAAAGCCCCTGGCGCATCGCCTCGATCGCGGCATCGGCCGTGGTGCGCGCGAACCCGGTCAGCCGGCGAGCGTCGCGTTCGGCGACCGCGATCTTGCGGGCAGCCTCCTCGATTTCCTCCTCGGTCGACTCGATCACCGAGTAGATCAGGCTGTGAATGGTGCGCGCGGGCGTGCCCTTGCGGGTCAGCACCAGCGCGGCCTTGCCGGTGAAGGTGGCGGTGACGACGCCGGGCACGCAGCGGCCGTCCTTCGCGCTGCGGTGGGGCGAGAGGCCGAGTTCGTCGAGCGCGAACTTCAGCACGGTGGTCTTGCCGGACCCGGCATAACCGAACAGGCGGAATACCTGCTGCTGCTCGGTTCGGGTCTCGAACCACTCCTTGATCTCGCGGATCGCGGCGGCCTGCGTGGCGGATGGGGTGAACTCGGTCATGGCTGGGGCATCTCCACTGCGTAATCCTTGACGATCCCGCCGCGGGTCGGATCGCCCACCTCGCACGGACGGACGAAGACCCGGCGACCGTCGGCGAGCTGCCGCCAGTGACCGCGGCGAATGTGCCAGCGCGGGCTCGCGTGACTGCCGCCCTGCGGCGGCGTCGCGGCGCGCAGGCGGGCCGGATCGATTGCGACCTGGCGCCAGACCCAACCGCGCACGCCCTCGCGGGCCAGACGGGACCGTTTCGCGGAGGACACCTTGCGGTCGCGGATTTCAGGTGCGGCGCCGAGGATGGTCAGCGCGCGCCAGACGATGCCGGCGGCAACTTCGCCGTGACCTCGGACCGTCTCGTCACTCCGCTCGGCCGGGTTGCCCTCGATCTCCGCCTTGCCGTCCGGATGCATCCAGATCCGCACCAGGCAATCCGTCCAGCCGCGCGGCGCCCGCTTGCGCATGAGGAACGTGGCCTCGACGATGTCGCCGTCGGCGCGAGCGCAGACGATCAGGCCCGAGGGGGCCGCGCGCTGCTCGCGCACCTCGAAGATCACGGAGGGATGCGGCAGCCGAAGCGGACCAGTAAAGACCCGGGTCATCGCGCGGTCGACGATATCCCCATCGAAGGCGGCCTGATCGTCGAAGAAATAGATCGGCGCGAACTCCGCCGCTGCGAGCAGGTCGGAGCACCAGAACCGCTCGCGATGCGCGCGCACGATCCGCTTGAGCTCGTAGGCGTCGGGGATCATGGCCGCTCACTCCAGCACCGACCCGCCCAAGCACAGGGCGCGTGCCACTTGCCGGCCGCCATGCCGCCGCGGCAGAGGACTGCGGTGGGCTCGGCCGCGGCGCGCGGCAGCCATTCCCCGGCCTCGGAGGCTCGCACCACTGCGACGGCGCGATCCGACATTTCCTGCGCGAGATGCGCGTCGAACGGCACAAGCTCGGCGTGAAGCTCCATCGTGTCGCGGTTCAGCGCGGTGAAGAGCGCCGGGGCCGGCAGCTCCATGTAGGCCTGATAGAGTGCGATCTGCGCCGCATAGACCGGCCGCGCGAGGCTGACGCCGCGCTTTACGACGTCCTTCCAGCTGGCCGGGCCGAGCGCCTTGTTCTCCCAGAGCGCGGGATAGTCCATCGCGACCGGGCCGGAGACGAAACAGCCGTCGATATGGCCCTTGAAGCGCCCGCCGAGGGCTTCGAACCCGAACTGGCGGCCGTCCGGGCGTTCGGTCCGCAGATCGAACCCGGCGATCCGGAACCAGCCGGCGACGATGTCCTCGGCCCGGTGGCCCGCCTCGAAGATGCGCAGCGTGCGCGGCGCGAACTCGTGACCCTCGTCCTTCGGCACCGCGAGGAAGTCGTACTGGATCTGGCGCAGGCAGTCGCGGCCGAGACCCGAGGAGCTGACATAGGTCCGCGGACGCTCTGCGCGGTGGCGCGCGGACAGCGCCGTGTCGATGGCGGCGGACACGGCTTCGGCAATGGGTGGGCGTGGCGCGCCGGCGCCGTAGAGACAGCCCGAGCCATGGTTGAGGTCGATCATCTCTCGCGCTCCCAGAACCCGCCGGCCTGGGCGATGCAGGTCAGCTTGTGGAACTGCGCGTCCGTCAGCCGGGCGCTGTCGCCGAACCGCGCAAGCTTCTCGCGAAGGCTGGCGCAGAACTCGATCTCGAAGTCGGTGACGGCGTTCTCGGCGGCCGCCTCGAGCAGATGCTTCCAGCTGGAGGACGCGGTGTCGTCGTTCAGGTCGATCATCGCGCGCCCCCTCAGAACGGAATGGGGTCGTCGAGGGCCGTGCCGGTGCGCTCCGTGCGCGCGGCCTGGTCCTGCATGCTGTCGATGTAGCCGGTGACCGCCGCCTCGATCAGGCGGTCGATGTCTTCGGCGCTGCGGTGGAAGAAGGGCTCCATGAGCCCGAGGTCGGTGAGCGCTTCGGCGAAGAGCGTCCGCGCATCGCGGATCGCCTGCGCCTCGCGCGCTGTCTTGTCGATCATGCCGTTGTTCCTTTGGGCGATGGCGCTGCCCACGTCCTGACAGCGGCGCGAGCAGAAGCGGTGGTAGGGGTGGCGATCCCAGCGGAGGCCGTGGCAGTAGCCGAAACCGCGCGCCTCGCGGGCGCAGACGGCGCAAAGCGCTACCCGAGCAAGAATGTCCCGATCGGGTCCTCGGGCGGCCAACTGGCCTTCTGGAGCTTTTCGGACTGGAGCACGATCCAGCGGGAGATCGCGTTGCTGGCCATGGCTTCGAGGTCGCCGAGGCCGAGGCTTGCGATGGGGGCGTGCAGTTTTCCTCGGGCCTCGAGCCATCGTCCGATCTCCAGCGCCGCCTCGCGCGTCACATGCGCCTGCCATTCATCCGGGGTCATCGGCCCGGCCAGATCGCACCGGGCCTCGGGCAGCGGCGAAGGCCGGTTTGACCTCCGCCGCCGCGCTGTCGACCGGGCCTCACCCATTGAGCCAGGCGGGCATGCCGGTCGCCGGCGCTCCGCTCGGCGCGTTGGGCGGGGACGCAGCCGATTGCTGGGCTGGCGACTGCTGCGTGGGCTGCGGGGCCGGCGCCTGCGCGCCCCAGGCCGGCGCCGCCGCCGGGGCTTGCGGTTGCGCGCCCCATGCCGGCGTGGGCGCCTGCCAGCCTGCTGCCTGCGCGCTCGCGGCCTTGCGCGGCGGGGCGTTGACTGGATCCGGGGGTACGGTTTCGCCGCGCATGATGGCGGCATGCTGCGGCTCGTCGGGCAGAACGACGTTCGCGATCCGGTTCTGGTCGCGGTATTGGGGGTTGGAGGCGGGCTCCACCATGATCCGCGCGGCGAAGACGATGCCGTCGAGATGCTTGAGCCCGGGCAGCACCCGCTTGGCCTTGGCGTCGGGGCTTTCGTCCCTGGGATCGAGCCCGAGAGCGCTGTCGACCATCGCCCGAAAGGTGGATTTCGAGATCTTCCAGCCGATCGACTGGCCCTTCTCGTCGACCTTTCCGCCCGCCACGGTGAAGCTCTGCCAGAACTTCCGCCGGGCATGCGGCCCCTCGAGGATGGTGAACTCGCAGTCCAGCATCTTCGCGTCGCTCGACTGCGAAGCCTTCAGGAGCTTCGCGTCCATCGGGGTGGCGCCGTCGACGCCGCCGGGGCGCACGGTCAGGCGGACCTTGGCGAAAGTGCCGTCGGGGATCAGCTCGCCGATGGGGGCCATCTGCGGCTGGGCGTCGTTGAGATCGTAGCTCATGGGTCTGTCCTTTGCGTCTGGATCAGGAAGGGGTGGCGGGATGAGCGGGCGCGCGGCCGTCGATCTTCGCGATCAGCGCGCCGAGATCGGGCGCCTCCGTCGTGTCGAGACGACCGGAGCGGTCCTTGGCGGGAAGGCCCCAGGGGTTGCCGGAGCGGCAGACGAGGCGGCGCCCTGCGGAGGTTTCGTCGAGGGTCCAGTCGCCCTTGGCGTCGCGGCCAAAGAGCTGCATCGAGACCACTTGATCGACGATCCCCGGCAATTCGCGGCCGGCCTTCGTGCCCTCCATCTGCGGCTGCCAGGTCGTCGCGCCGAACTCGTCGGTGACCTTCTCGAGCACGCCGACGAAGATCACGGTCTTGCCGCGGGCGTGCTGGAGGTGCTTGAGCGCCTGGATCACCTCACGGCCGAGCAACCCATAGGCGCCGCGGACATCCGGCTTGCCGGTCCGCTCGGAGAAGGCCTCCGGCTGCTGGCGGGCATAGGCCATGGCCTGCCGCGTCAGGTCGGTGATCGAGTCGACGAAGACGACCCGCTTCCGGGCAAGGAAGTCCTCGATGCCGGTGCCGAGATACTGCTGCTGCAGCCAGGCGTGATACTCGGCGCCGTACCAGGACTGCGGATGCTGCGCCGGGTCGTGCCCGCCGATCAGTACGGCGAGGTCGCGGAAATCGGTGAAGCTGCGCACCGGGATCGAGTCCCCGCGCCAGTCCTGAACCGATTTCATGCCGGCCTCGAGATCGAGGCAGACGGTCTCCTCGGCGGGCAGCGTCTTCAGGAGCGTCGTCTTGCCGACACCGGGCGGGCCGAAGATGGCGAGAGAGGTCTTGTTCTCGGCAGCCGAGAGCCGTTCGTCGGCGGTGATGATGCGGAAGGCCATGGGGTTCTCCGGGATTGCGTTCAGGGGGCGCGGCGGCGGGGTGACCGGGTGCCGAAGGGGAACCTGCCCGGCGTTGCCGACCGGGCGTCCCGCCGCCGCGCGTCACCGGTCTCGAGCCTCGAGCCGGAAGACGGGTTTGCCGGTGGTCTCGCTGCGCGCGTCCGCGAAGCCCTCGCGCATCGCCGCGGGCCAGGCGCCGTAGCGCCGCTCGGACACGCGGTAGGCGATCTCGAGATACTCGGTCGGGTCGTCACCGGCGGCGCGGATGCGTTCGGCCATGGCGGCGAGCCGGTCCTGATCCCACGTGACCTTCTTCGGCAGATCCGCGACGATCACGACGCCCTCGTCCTCGACCCGCACGGTGCCGCTGGTCTTCCCCTGAGCG
This genomic window from Rhodovulum sp. ES.010 contains:
- a CDS encoding ATP-dependent RecD-like DNA helicase, whose product is MTEFTPSATQAAAIREIKEWFETRTEQQQVFRLFGYAGSGKTTVLKFALDELGLSPHRSAKDGRCVPGVVTATFTGKAALVLTRKGTPARTIHSLIYSVIESTEEEIEEAARKIAVAERDARRLTGFARTTADAAIEAMRQGLSAMKHPRFALNPQSDAADARLIVLDEVSMVGEEMARDLMSFGKPILVLGDPGQLPPIRGEGAFTRDEPDVMLTEIHRQAAESAIIRLATMAREGRPIGFGVYDDHVAKLRKGDITPEQALRGGQLICGLNATRLQINNAMRAAAGLGGSWLPTGPAEKVICLKNQNDLGLINGMFVTLKDIVDEGSLYFSAVVHDEDGRHIGEPYEDGRPGRLRIYKGHFEDHVAYDDKRHDRDYKEKRLLTEATFGWAITAHKAQGSQWENVIVWDDGLGRSEIDRRRWLYTAITRAERGLVLLA
- a CDS encoding DUF6511 domain-containing protein, producing MIDKTAREAQAIRDARTLFAEALTDLGLMEPFFHRSAEDIDRLIEAAVTGYIDSMQDQAARTERTGTALDDPIPF
- a CDS encoding ATP-binding protein, giving the protein MAFRIITADERLSAAENKTSLAIFGPPGVGKTTLLKTLPAEETVCLDLEAGMKSVQDWRGDSIPVRSFTDFRDLAVLIGGHDPAQHPQSWYGAEYHAWLQQQYLGTGIEDFLARKRVVFVDSITDLTRQAMAYARQQPEAFSERTGKPDVRGAYGLLGREVIQALKHLQHARGKTVIFVGVLEKVTDEFGATTWQPQMEGTKAGRELPGIVDQVVSMQLFGRDAKGDWTLDETSAGRRLVCRSGNPWGLPAKDRSGRLDTTEAPDLGALIAKIDGRAPAHPATPS